In the genome of Patescibacteria group bacterium, one region contains:
- the rpmA gene encoding 50S ribosomal protein L27, whose amino-acid sequence MATKKAGGSAKNLNDSNPKYLGVKANHLETVGVGHIIVRQRGTEVIPGKNVGLGKDHTIFALKDGVVEFKNKRKQNFDGSTSTRKIVNVK is encoded by the coding sequence ATGGCAACCAAAAAAGCCGGCGGATCAGCCAAAAACCTTAACGATTCAAATCCAAAGTACCTTGGAGTAAAGGCAAACCATCTAGAAACTGTAGGTGTAGGACATATCATTGTCCGACAGCGTGGTACAGAAGTTATCCCAGGAAAGAACGTTGGATTGGGTAAGGATCACACAATCTTCGCTCTTAAAGACGGAGTTGTAGAATTCAAAAATAAGCGAAAGCAAAACTTTGACGGTTCTACTTCTACTAGAAAGATTGTAAACGTTAAGTAA
- a CDS encoding glutaredoxin domain-containing protein encodes MKRHHQVYIYTSHDCKMCELTKNFFRDAGIEFIEIDITHDKNAEIKMLEISNQNDTPVVEIDGRAISGYHPEIYETILSRDREREKDRDKKD; translated from the coding sequence ATGAAACGACACCATCAGGTATACATTTACACATCTCACGACTGCAAAATGTGTGAGCTCACTAAAAACTTTTTTAGAGACGCAGGTATAGAATTCATAGAAATAGACATAACTCACGATAAAAACGCCGAGATTAAAATGCTGGAAATTAGTAATCAGAACGATACTCCTGTTGTGGAAATCGACGGACGAGCTATTTCAGGCTATCATCCAGAAATCTATGAAACTATATTAAGTAGAGATAGGGAAAGAGAAAAGGATAGAGATAAAAAAGACTAA
- a CDS encoding DHH family phosphoesterase: MIQPFSQGLAQDILKEIQKTQNIIMHCHPGPDADSMGSTLAMKFALQAMGKSVTLIKGDSDLPKYLSSLPGYDSVVLKNIFELDLTQFDLYLILDTGGINQISKIKNVEFPESLQTIVIDHHISNKGFAKINLVDATYPSTCEIVFELFKEWGIEITHDIALCLYAGMYSDTGGFVYPTTSPRTMHIAAALADKAPEFNSMIFTMMNNNTPGRLQAQGLLYSSIETWFSNSIAVSSLSYEDIQKIDAKPDDIAGLDVANNLKSVVGWNVGISMIETEPGVVKISSRSRDGDVWDVSKIMTAMGGGGHKAAAGGRVEGTIEEAKTKLKSAILEVYPDLK, translated from the coding sequence ATGATCCAACCATTTTCACAGGGACTCGCTCAGGATATTTTAAAGGAAATACAGAAAACTCAGAATATAATAATGCATTGTCATCCAGGTCCCGATGCCGATAGCATGGGAAGCACTTTAGCAATGAAATTTGCTTTGCAGGCAATGGGAAAATCAGTCACCCTAATTAAAGGTGATTCTGATCTTCCAAAATATTTATCGAGCTTACCTGGCTACGATTCAGTAGTTCTTAAAAATATATTTGAACTAGATCTTACACAATTTGATCTTTATTTAATACTCGATACTGGAGGGATCAATCAGATTTCTAAGATTAAAAATGTAGAATTCCCAGAAAGTCTTCAAACTATAGTTATTGATCACCATATCTCAAATAAAGGCTTTGCAAAGATTAATCTCGTAGATGCTACCTATCCTTCTACCTGTGAAATAGTGTTTGAACTATTTAAAGAATGGGGAATAGAGATTACTCATGATATAGCACTATGCTTGTATGCCGGAATGTACTCAGATACTGGCGGATTTGTGTATCCCACAACATCGCCTCGCACTATGCACATTGCAGCTGCTTTAGCTGATAAAGCTCCTGAGTTTAATAGTATGATTTTTACCATGATGAATAATAATACTCCAGGACGACTCCAAGCTCAGGGTCTACTGTATTCATCTATTGAAACCTGGTTCTCAAATTCAATTGCTGTATCATCACTAAGCTATGAAGATATCCAAAAGATAGATGCAAAGCCAGATGATATAGCAGGACTTGATGTTGCCAACAATTTGAAGTCTGTTGTGGGGTGGAATGTTGGGATTTCAATGATAGAAACCGAACCTGGTGTTGTAAAGATAAGCAGTAGAAGCAGAGATGGGGATGTGTGGGATGTTTCTAAGATTATGACTGCGATGGGAGGAGGGGGACACAAGGCTGCTGCTGGTGGACGAGTAGAAGGAACCATAGAAGAAGCCAAAACTAAGCTAAAAAGTGCAATTTTAGAGGTATATCCCGACCTAAAATAG
- a CDS encoding EVE domain-containing protein: MNYWILKSEADCYSIDDMQKDKKTAWVGIRNYQARNFMRDSMKIGDLCLFYHSSSEPTGVFGVVKVVSKPHPDETQFDPKDDHYDPKSTLEKHQWQCVDVQFVSKFKNPISLSEIKIRPELEGIALAQRGSRLSVMPLSEAHFKVIEKLGTK, encoded by the coding sequence ATGAACTACTGGATCCTAAAATCAGAAGCCGATTGCTACTCAATCGATGACATGCAGAAAGACAAGAAAACTGCATGGGTAGGTATTCGCAATTATCAGGCTCGGAATTTTATGCGCGATAGTATGAAGATAGGGGATTTATGTCTCTTCTATCATTCAAGCTCTGAGCCTACTGGGGTATTCGGTGTAGTAAAAGTGGTAAGCAAGCCTCATCCTGATGAAACCCAATTTGATCCTAAAGACGATCATTATGATCCAAAATCCACACTAGAAAAGCATCAGTGGCAATGTGTAGACGTGCAGTTTGTCTCAAAGTTTAAGAATCCAATAAGCCTTTCTGAGATAAAGATCCGACCAGAACTAGAGGGCATAGCTCTAGCTCAACGGGGTAGTAGATTGTCGGTAATGCCACTTTCTGAAGCTCATTTTAAGGTCATTGAAAAGCTCGGAACTAAGTGA
- a CDS encoding UDPGP type 1 family protein, which produces MKVITTNDLIGAIQPQAKLEKQLKNFDLSYLASLAQDYVVNKPMVEMPKDIQAVKTYSRNPTLKQRSFYKKAEMAGRELVREGKVGAFLVAGGQGTRLGYDGPKGEYSVTPVKNKSLFQVFAEQLLSYSKEAGKTIPWYIMTSDINRTATEKFFVENKYFGYNKSDIFFFEQGMMPAFDMTTGKLLLAEKDSLALSPDGHGGSLKALRVSGALADMQKRGIEHLSYFQVDNPMVHAIDYRFLGMHALTDSEMSSKVVPKVSATEKVGNFVVADGKVQVIEYSDMPEELAKTTNSDGSLKFNAGSIAIHALSVKFIERLTSDGNLKLPWHRAEKKVAFLDASGALVKPEKPNAVKLEQFIFDALPLAQNALVYETDRAEEFSPVKNAEGNDSPLTSRQHQVARAQRWLKELGVEVHPESVVEIDPLFAASRDQLKARKLEVEQIVASEKIYFGHTGIESSATQPTRLPLPFGMFKKVGAVFTKFAKRAPKDTGAAGAQA; this is translated from the coding sequence ATGAAAGTAATTACTACCAACGATTTAATAGGAGCAATACAGCCACAGGCTAAGCTTGAAAAACAACTTAAAAATTTCGATCTTTCGTACCTTGCATCATTGGCACAAGATTATGTAGTGAATAAACCTATGGTAGAAATGCCAAAGGATATTCAGGCTGTTAAGACATACTCACGAAACCCAACACTTAAGCAGCGATCATTCTACAAGAAAGCTGAAATGGCAGGACGAGAACTCGTACGAGAAGGAAAGGTTGGTGCATTCCTTGTAGCAGGAGGACAGGGAACACGACTTGGATACGATGGACCAAAGGGAGAATATAGTGTTACACCAGTGAAGAACAAATCTCTTTTCCAGGTATTTGCGGAACAGCTTCTTTCATATTCAAAGGAAGCAGGAAAGACTATCCCTTGGTATATCATGACAAGTGATATCAACCGAACAGCAACAGAAAAATTCTTCGTTGAAAACAAATATTTCGGTTACAACAAATCTGATATATTCTTCTTCGAACAAGGAATGATGCCTGCATTTGATATGACAACTGGTAAGCTTTTGCTCGCAGAGAAAGATAGTCTTGCTCTAAGTCCAGACGGACACGGAGGGTCTCTTAAAGCACTTCGCGTAAGTGGAGCACTAGCTGATATGCAGAAACGAGGTATCGAACACCTATCATACTTCCAGGTAGACAACCCAATGGTGCATGCTATTGATTACCGATTCTTGGGAATGCACGCTCTTACCGACAGTGAAATGAGTAGTAAAGTTGTGCCTAAGGTAAGTGCAACAGAAAAGGTAGGTAACTTCGTAGTTGCTGATGGCAAAGTACAGGTTATTGAATATTCTGATATGCCAGAAGAACTTGCAAAGACAACTAACTCAGATGGATCACTTAAATTCAATGCAGGATCAATTGCTATTCATGCTCTCTCAGTAAAATTTATCGAACGACTTACATCAGATGGAAACCTCAAGCTTCCATGGCACCGAGCAGAAAAGAAAGTTGCTTTCCTCGATGCTTCAGGAGCACTCGTGAAGCCAGAAAAGCCAAATGCAGTAAAGCTTGAACAATTTATTTTCGACGCACTTCCATTGGCACAAAATGCTTTGGTCTACGAAACAGATCGAGCAGAAGAATTTAGTCCAGTGAAGAATGCAGAAGGAAATGATTCACCACTTACCTCACGACAGCATCAGGTAGCCCGAGCACAGCGATGGCTTAAGGAATTGGGAGTAGAAGTACACCCAGAATCAGTTGTAGAAATCGATCCTTTGTTTGCAGCATCACGAGATCAGCTTAAAGCACGAAAGCTTGAAGTAGAACAGATTGTTGCAAGTGAAAAGATTTATTTCGGACACACTGGAATCGAAAGTTCAGCAACACAACCAACAAGACTCCCTCTACCATTCGGAATGTTCAAAAAAGTTGGAGCTGTGTTTACAAAGTTTGCAAAGCGCGCACCGAAAGACACTGGAGCAGCAGGCGCACAAGCATAA
- a CDS encoding GDSL-type esterase/lipase family protein, whose product MKKVITVILIIAVLLVGGWFVFFRTETQLAASIRNYPSSGENIIAFGDSLVFGVGSENGGFVQKLSDQIGQPIINEGVPGNTTEQALKRINSVLEQDPKIVIVLLGGNDALQKVPVSETFKKLDEIITKIEERGAIVVLLGVQGGILSDPYSDQFKELAKKHDSAFIPHILAGVFGNKEFMYDTVHPNDAGYQKIADKIKPLLQSLVKI is encoded by the coding sequence ATGAAAAAAGTAATTACTGTAATTCTGATTATAGCTGTACTTCTTGTTGGTGGGTGGTTTGTGTTTTTTAGAACCGAGACTCAACTAGCTGCAAGTATTCGCAATTATCCCTCATCAGGGGAAAATATTATTGCTTTTGGTGATAGTTTGGTTTTTGGTGTGGGATCTGAAAATGGTGGATTTGTCCAAAAGCTTTCAGATCAGATAGGGCAGCCTATTATAAATGAAGGAGTTCCTGGCAACACTACTGAACAGGCTTTGAAGCGAATTAATAGTGTATTGGAACAAGATCCAAAGATCGTAATAGTCTTGTTAGGAGGAAATGATGCTCTGCAAAAAGTGCCAGTAAGTGAGACATTTAAAAAATTGGACGAGATAATTACTAAGATAGAAGAGAGGGGAGCCATAGTAGTTCTTCTTGGAGTCCAAGGTGGAATTTTGAGTGATCCATATAGTGATCAGTTTAAAGAATTGGCAAAAAAACACGATTCAGCATTCATTCCGCACATCTTAGCTGGGGTATTTGGCAACAAAGAGTTTATGTACGACACGGTGCATCCAAATGATGCTGGGTATCAAAAAATTGCTGATAAAATTAAACCACTTTTACAAAGTCTTGTAAAGATCTAG
- a CDS encoding RNA polymerase sigma factor → MEYNEKDLIIRSQKGESEAFGRLYDKYIRTIYDFVYYKTRHKETAEDLTSQTFFKALKNMASVDSNKPFSSWLYKIAQNTVLDHYRTKRNNQDIDDVYDIADDTDIVGSLDIAEDSKHIKKYLEKLAPLERDIIIMRVWQELSYKEIAQILGKSEASCKMSYSRSIKKLREFLPVALLLLLVSYI, encoded by the coding sequence ATGGAGTATAACGAAAAAGACCTGATTATAAGGAGCCAAAAGGGCGAATCTGAAGCCTTTGGCCGATTGTATGATAAATACATCCGTACTATCTATGACTTTGTCTATTACAAGACTCGTCATAAAGAAACGGCTGAAGATCTCACAAGTCAAACATTTTTTAAGGCATTAAAAAATATGGCTTCGGTAGATTCTAATAAACCTTTTTCTTCGTGGTTGTATAAAATTGCGCAGAACACGGTTTTGGATCATTACCGGACCAAGCGCAATAATCAGGATATAGATGATGTCTACGATATAGCTGATGACACAGATATCGTAGGAAGTTTGGATATTGCAGAAGATAGTAAGCACATCAAAAAATATCTTGAGAAGTTAGCTCCACTCGAACGCGATATTATTATTATGAGAGTATGGCAAGAATTATCTTATAAAGAGATAGCACAAATCCTCGGTAAGTCTGAGGCTAGTTGTAAAATGTCATATTCGCGAAGTATTAAAAAGCTCCGTGAATTCCTTCCGGTCGCACTCCTACTACTTCTCGTTTCCTACATTTAA
- a CDS encoding class F sortase, producing MKRFGVGYIVVFLLVYCFPLHSEDITLDVSKVAEKAVPIVSADIIEPKRLLIPALKVLSPIVGMGQTPEGRMAVPDNYTEVGWYNLGTRPGAIGSAVMGAHVDNGSTLHGVFKNLKKLKIGDDIYVLDQFNNALHYRVTEKTIYPYRSKDTEKVFSRNDARRLNLITCYGTWLPKENTYDRRLVIFAELVKKQKL from the coding sequence ATGAAAAGGTTCGGTGTAGGGTATATAGTAGTTTTTCTTCTCGTATATTGTTTTCCATTACATAGTGAGGATATAACTCTTGATGTTTCAAAAGTAGCAGAAAAGGCGGTACCTATTGTTTCTGCAGATATCATCGAACCTAAACGTCTACTTATCCCAGCTTTAAAAGTATTGTCACCAATCGTAGGAATGGGACAAACTCCAGAGGGTAGAATGGCGGTGCCTGATAATTATACTGAAGTTGGTTGGTACAATCTTGGAACTCGGCCAGGGGCTATTGGTAGTGCTGTTATGGGTGCACATGTTGATAATGGGAGTACTCTTCATGGTGTATTTAAGAACCTTAAAAAGCTTAAAATAGGAGATGATATTTATGTACTCGATCAGTTTAATAACGCCTTGCATTATAGGGTAACTGAAAAAACTATCTATCCTTATAGATCTAAAGATACAGAGAAAGTATTTTCTCGAAATGATGCTCGTAGATTAAATTTAATTACCTGTTATGGTACATGGTTACCAAAAGAAAACACTTACGATCGGAGATTGGTGATATTTGCTGAGCTTGTTAAAAAACAGAAATTATAA
- a CDS encoding PspC domain-containing protein, producing the protein MKKLHRSSNDRFIAGVCGGLGEYFSIDPTLVRIGWVVFTLVGGAGIIAYIILALIVPSDKKL; encoded by the coding sequence ATGAAAAAACTACATAGATCATCAAATGATCGTTTTATTGCAGGTGTATGCGGTGGACTTGGAGAGTATTTTTCTATAGATCCAACACTTGTTAGAATTGGTTGGGTCGTCTTTACTCTTGTAGGTGGAGCTGGAATTATTGCTTATATTATTTTGGCACTCATCGTTCCTTCAGATAAGAAATTATAA
- a CDS encoding DNA alkylation repair protein, translated as MNNAELVIKELKKVSNKTKAGFLQKYFKTGVGEYGEGDIFIGVTVPVMRSVARVHKDIELPEVLKLLSSEIHEHRFVALEILVFKYEQATKLKNSAQQKKIFNFYIKNKKYINNWDLVDTSVEYIVGVYLEHLDKDILYTLAKSKRIWDRRIAVIATFAYIKKGEFKESLKIIEMLMQDTHDLIHKACGWMLREIGKRFKETEVAFLAQHYKTMPRTMLRYSIEHFSRDERDFYLHKIKM; from the coding sequence ATGAACAATGCTGAGCTTGTTATAAAAGAATTAAAGAAAGTCTCAAATAAAACTAAAGCTGGTTTTTTGCAGAAATACTTTAAAACGGGTGTTGGTGAGTATGGAGAAGGGGATATTTTTATAGGTGTGACTGTGCCAGTGATGCGTTCTGTTGCACGAGTCCATAAAGATATAGAGCTTCCTGAGGTTTTAAAACTACTTTCAAGTGAGATTCATGAACATAGATTTGTAGCCTTAGAGATTCTTGTTTTTAAATACGAACAAGCTACAAAGCTAAAAAACAGTGCTCAGCAAAAGAAAATTTTTAATTTTTATATAAAGAATAAGAAATATATAAACAACTGGGATCTTGTGGATACTTCAGTAGAATATATAGTGGGCGTATATCTTGAACATCTTGATAAAGATATTTTGTATACGTTAGCAAAATCTAAAAGAATATGGGACAGGAGAATAGCTGTCATTGCTACTTTTGCTTATATCAAAAAAGGAGAGTTTAAAGAAAGTTTGAAAATTATAGAAATGCTTATGCAGGATACACATGATCTTATCCATAAAGCATGTGGATGGATGCTTCGAGAAATAGGTAAAAGGTTTAAAGAAACTGAAGTTGCTTTTTTAGCACAGCATTACAAAACTATGCCGAGAACAATGCTTCGGTATTCGATCGAGCATTTTTCACGCGACGAGCGAGACTTTTATTTACATAAAATAAAAATGTAA